accatggtgcttgcctacggagctgtgaggggaacggcacctcagtacctccaggctctgatcaggccctacacccaatcatccacctctggcctgctcgcctccctaccactgaggaagtacagttcccgcgcagcccagtcaaaactgtttgctgctctggccccccaatggtggaacaaactccctcacgacgccaggacagcggagtcaatcaccaccttccggagacacctgaaaccccacctctttcaggaatacctaggataggataaagtaatccttctcaccccccttaaaagatttagatgcactattgtaaagtggctgttccactggatgtcttaaggtgaacgcaccaatttgtaagtcgctctggataagagcgtctgctaaatgacttaaatgtaatgtaaatgtagatgaaGCAAGGTTTATTCAAAAAGAAATCACAATTACAGAACATGATAATGGTCAACCCTGAAGTGAAAAGCTCATTGAAGATGAGCAGTTCCATTCTAGCCTTACGTGTAATATAGAACAACACATTTGACCTCAACAAGTTCAGCAAGCTCATTTATTTTACACTACATCCAAGAACAAAACACAAATTAAGTCTCCAATTTAAAGATTGACCTATAATAACTTTTAAATATGACGTAATATTATCAGAATGAGAAATCAATGGTTATAAACTGAGGAACTGACGTCTGTGAAGTCACAGCTGGTTTGGCCCCATTGTGCTGTTGTTGCACAGCAGTCTTTCTGTTGCACTATTTCCTAGTAGCTCTTCTGGTTAATGTTGAGACTGGAGAAAGGTGTGGCTGCTGATCTGGACCATTGTCCAATCTCTGGTGAATCctttagacctctgaaccagggctTTTGTCAGTTGTACCTGTGTTGACTTTGGGCAGAGTTGTGTCTTTAGAGTTGCCAACTGCTCCTGTTTCGAGTTTGGGCGTGGCCGTCTTGTCTTGCTTGAGTGTCATGCCCTCCTTATCAGGGATATTGCCAACCGCACCTGATTTGAGATTGAATCTGACCTGCTCCTTGAACACAAGCGCCTTGCGTTGCTCACGGGCTTTCTTATAGTTAAAGTAGTGACCTAAGCCATTGCTGACACTCTCCATGACACCCTGTGCTATGGCTCTGAAGTTACGAGACTGCTCTTCCTTCTCCTCGCGCTtggcctcctccttctctctcaggCTCTGTATCTCCTCCTTCATGGCTGCCTCTTTCTCTGTGAAGCCCTTAGCCATCAGCTTTTCCTGCTCACGGAGCTTGCTATCTAGCGCTCTCTCCAACTCATGTTGCTTCTCCTTCGCCTCCTGGACCATCTTAGTCTAAAATCACAGAGGGACAACATAAAAAGCAATCTGCATCTTCTCAAAGACTACTGTGTTTACCTCCCTCAGTTACTACAATCTGTGGTTAtagttaaaaaatataaaacataatTTTATGAGATATGGTATACTATAGGTTCCCAGTGTTCATACATACCTCTAGCTGACAGATTCCCTCCTGatgactcctctccctctcctggatCAGTTTCTCTAACTGGTGCTGTTTCTCTGCCTCCATCTTCACTGCCTGTTCAGCCAGGGCTCTCTTCTCTTGCTCCTCTGTGTCAGAAAAGACAGTAGCCAATGGCTATTTCTCAAGTGCAAACTGATTGATTCATGGTCTGAAAACCAACATGTGACCCAGTATCTGAGATAAAAGTAAGAGGATTGATGCCTTTCatttttgcattgttgttttccTTTGTTTTTCTCTTTTGTTAATTTTGTTGgtggcttgggggggggggggtgacgtcTTGGATGGTTAAGAGGCAGCTGTCGGGGAAATGTTGGGGGGAACTTGGAGGGTTAGCGTTTGGGAGCTTGGGCCAGTGGCCGATAGGTGGCTGGTTCGGGTCCCCATTTGGACTTAGTGGAAGATCTGCCGACGTGCCCTTTGGCGGGGCGTGGACCCTGGTTGATATTGTGGGCTCTACTACTTACATAAACACTAAAAGATTCAAAGTGGATTCAAAACAATTTATTTATAAACTGATAAGCATTTTATATACAACTTCAAATGATAATATCCAAATGATTCATATTTTGCTTCAATAGACAACGTTCTCAAAGAATATAAGACCATAAAAACaagactgaacaaaaatagaaatgcaacatgtaaagtgttgatcccatatttcacgagctgaaataaaatctcagaaatgttccatacacataaAAAGCTTATTTCACTCAATTCTTTTGTACAAATttgttacatccctgttagtgagcatttctcctttgccaagataatccatccacctgacaggtgtggcatatcaaaaagctgattaaacagcatgatcattacagagatgcaccttgtgctggcaacaataaaaggccactcaaatGAGCAgttgttacacaacacaatgccacagatgtctgaagtcgagggagcatgcaattggcatgcttattgcaggaatgtccaccagagctgttgccagagaattgaatgttcatttcagtAGGTCTCACCGGCCTcaaaaccgcagaccacatgtaaccacaccagcccaggacctccacatccactttctgcacaaactgtctcagggaagctcacctgcatgctcgtcgtcctcaacagggtcttgacctgactgcagtttggccaccttcgatgaccactggcatgctggagaagtgtgctcttcacagatgaatcacagtttcaactgtacagggtagatggcagacagcatgtagGGTGTCGTGTTGGCGAGCggcttgctgatgtcaacgttgtgaacagagtgccccatggtggcggtggggttatggtttgGGCCAGCATAAGcaacggacaacaaacacaattgcattttatcgatggcaagttgaatgcacagagaaagtgtgatgagatcctgaggcctattGTCGTACAATTCATCCGCGGCCTTCACCTCATGTTtgagcatgataatgcacggccccgtgtcgcaaggatctgaacacaattttcggaagttgaaaatgtcccagttctgggatgctctggatcgacattgTGTTTCAGTTCCTGACaacatccagcaacttcacacagctattgaagaggagtgggacaacattccacaatcaatggactgatcaactctatgcaaagatgtgttgtgctgcatgaggaaaatggtggtcacaccagatactgactggttttctggtctACACCCTActctttttaaggtatctgtgaccaacagatgcatttctgcattcccagtcatgttaaatccatagattagggctaatgaatttatttcagttgattgatttccttatatgtaattcagtaaaatctttgaaatggttgcttttatatttttgttcagtgtatattatgATTAAAGAAAAGTCTTATAGTCTAGAAATGTTTTCATTAAAGCCTCTAGATTTAAGCGCTATACTAGTACAGTGATAATTTCACCAAAATctgtaaatacatatactgtatgaGAAAAATAATACATTGCTCTTGCATATAAAGCTTATACTGATACTAAGCATGGCTATCAATTTGACTTTCCGCTTTACATTGATAGATAAAGCAAACAAATGTGTACATGCTCAAGTAATACACAATGTTTCTACTTCATAAAAGCTCCCCTCGTGAGCTTATATTGAAAGAAAGTGTTGGCAGCGTCCAATCCAAGTCGAAGAACAGGCATGACTGTAGACTCAAGGAAACCACCTCCTTCCTTCTCAGGTTTGTTGCTCTTCTTGAACTCCTCTATCTCCTGTCTCATTAAGTCAGCCTTCTCCTTGTGGCCCTTCTCCAGCAGATCCTTCTGCTCCTGCATCTTGCACTCCAAGGCCCTGTGGAAGTCCCGTTCCTGTTGCTTCATCTCCTCCTTCATCTTCTCTTCCATCTGCTTCAACTTCTCATCTTTGCTTCTGCGATCGTCCTCCATGGTGCGCTCCATCTCCAACCGTTTCTCTTCAGCAGccttcttctcctgctccagCACAGCtgatctctccttctcctctgcatGGTCCAAAGGAAGAGTTGAGGTAGGAAAACACTCTAGCTTCTGGACTACTCATGTTCTCTCTCATATGGAGTCAACAGACAGCCCCTGATCTTTTCCATGTTCTGGAGTAGGCCATAACTTTTAGATTACTCTTTCAAACATCCCAGATCTATGTTGACTTCGTGCAAGATTATCACAAATTTATTGTGAGAAGTCACTCCAACCAGAAAAATGAATTCAACCAGATAATAACATCCCGATGCTATATTTTGGACTTACCGTGGATCTTTTTCTCATTTTCTGTCAATTTTTTGTCAGCTTGCAGGATGGAATTCTTCTCTAGACTCTTCTCCCTCAGGAACTGCTCAAGAATCTCCTCAGCCTGTAGAAAACACCCCCAAAGGCTACATGTTTTATCATTGGTTGATGGCAATCTGTTTCTGGTATGATGCTGCAGATGGAAGCTAACATGGAAGCAAATCATAAGAGGTTGATAGAAACAGCAATCCATCTACGAAATTGAAACTAAGTGGATCGGCCTGAAAGATGAGAACAGCTCCAGTGTTTAATATGGATATTTTGATGAATGTTTCAGCCCTAGCAAGGATTCTTACCCTAACTCCTTTATCAGGCTTGGCCCGGTACTGTGCCACCATGTTGTCATGGTGACTGCAGTAAAGCTCATATCCTCCAGGTGTGGCATAGATCCCCTCCTTAATCTTCTGGGCCATCGGAACAGACAGCTTCTCCAGAAGGGCCGCACACTTCTTCTCTGAGGCATCCTCGTTCTGGATGAGAAGGTCAGCGTAGTGCTTTGCAATGGCCACCTGCAGGAGTCAAGACTGTTTTAGGGAAGCATTTGTAAAAAGTGGTCCTTGACAGAGTTAAGAACTAAGGCAGTGTTTGTACCAGGCACAGATCTGAAATGATGACCCTTACCGCCAACGCTTTCAAGAAATCCCCATTTTCGTCTTTGAAGGATCGTTTCATGAAAGCCTGCGTGGCCTGGTGGTCTGAGCGGAGGTGATGAGCTGAAATCTGACCCATTGCCACAGGGAATAAGGCCTTCACCTCCTCCATACCCCTCTGGTATACTACCTGGCCCTCGTCCACAGACTCCTGGTTCTCAATTTGAGCCATGGCCAGCACCGCATTCTCCAGACAGGGCACAGAGCCTTTGGCTATGGTCTCCACATAGGTTTTAACCAAGTGGCCGAGCACTGCAATCAGATAGAGGCGGGAAGAAAAATATAAGTGTATACATTTGGTGGTACAATAACATAGGctacatttttttattattattttacctttatttaaccaggtaggctagttgagaacaagttctcatttacaactgtgacctggccaaggtaaagcaaag
Above is a genomic segment from Oncorhynchus nerka isolate Pitt River linkage group LG1, Oner_Uvic_2.0, whole genome shotgun sequence containing:
- the LOC115129281 gene encoding guanylate-binding protein 1-like isoform X1 produces the protein MDSPMCLVENADGELHVVPGAIKYLMGLNQQVVVVAVVGLYRTGKSYLMNKLAGKRQGFALGATIQSKTKGIWMWCVPHPEKRDHTLVLLDTEGLGDVEKGDSKNDAWIFSLAILLSSTLVYNSRGTIDNQAVENLQYVSELTERIKVNSSSAATSSPDDEEGGDAQFVQFFPNFVWAVRDFTLLLEIDGRNVTEDEYLEHSLELRKGGGKKNLMYNLPRECIRNYFPSRKCFAFPTPTTPANMPHLDSMDEADLCGSFRKVADTFCRFIFQESRTKTVKGGHKVTGRMLGHLVKTYVETIAKGSVPCLENAVLAMAQIENQESVDEGQVVYQRGMEEVKALFPVAMGQISAHHLRSDHQATQAFMKRSFKDENGDFLKALAVAIAKHYADLLIQNEDASEKKCAALLEKLSVPMAQKIKEGIYATPGGYELYCSHHDNMVAQYRAKPDKGVRAEEILEQFLREKSLEKNSILQADKKLTENEKKIHEEQEKRALAEQAVKMEAEKQHQLEKLIQERERSHQEGICQLETKMVQEAKEKQHELERALDSKLREQEKLMAKGFTEKEAAMKEEIQSLREKEEAKREEKEEQSRNFRAIAQGVMESVSNGLGHYFNYKKAREQRKALVFKEQVRFNLKSGAVGNIPDKEGMTLKQDKTATPKLETGAVGNSKDTTLPKVNTGTTDKSPGSEV
- the LOC115129281 gene encoding guanylate-binding protein 1-like isoform X2: MDSPMCLVENADGELHVVPGAIKYLMGLNQQVVVVAVVGLYRTGKSYLMNKLAGKRQGFALGATIQSKTKGIWMWCVPHPEKRDHTLVLLDTEGLGDVEKGDSKNDAWIFSLAILLSSTLVYNSRGTIDNQAVENLQYVSELTERIKVNSSSAATSSPDDEEGGDAQFVQFFPNFVWAVRDFTLLLEIDGRNVTEDEYLEHSLELRKGGGKKNLMYNLPRECIRNYFPSRKCFAFPTPTTPANMPHLDSMDEADLCGSFRKVADTFCRFIFQESRTKTVKGGHKVTGRMLGHLVKTYVETIAKGSVPCLENAVLAMAQIENQESVDEGQVVYQRGMEEVKALFPVAMGQISAHHLRSDHQATQAFMKRSFKDENGDFLKALAVAIAKHYADLLIQNEDASEKKCAALLEKLSVPMAQKIKEGIYATPGGYELYCSHHDNMVAQYRAKPDKGVRAEEILEQFLREKSLEKNSILQADKKLTENEKKIHEEKERSAVLEQEKKAAEEKRLEMERTMEDDRRSKDEKLKQMEEKMKEEMKQQERDFHRALECKMQEQKDLLEKGHKEKADLMRQEIEEFKKSNKPEKEGGGFLESTVMPVLRLGLDAANTFFQYKLTRGAFMK